A section of the Jatrophihabitans sp. genome encodes:
- a CDS encoding MarR family transcriptional regulator, translated as MADEVDAIAAAWLAERPDLDVAPLHILSRIGRLAQLLDERRAQAFAEHGLASHEFDVLAALRRSGQPYERTPGQLIEATHVTSGTMTNRLDRLAERNLITRRGHPEDGRQLLVRLTALGKRRVDAAFEELLSSERALLGGLSEAQRRSLAGGLRRLLHTLAAG; from the coding sequence ATGGCTGATGAAGTGGACGCGATCGCCGCCGCATGGCTCGCCGAACGCCCAGACCTGGACGTCGCGCCGCTGCACATCCTGAGCCGGATCGGCCGGCTGGCCCAACTGCTCGACGAGCGGCGCGCGCAGGCCTTCGCCGAGCACGGACTGGCCAGTCACGAGTTCGACGTGCTGGCCGCGCTGCGCCGATCCGGCCAGCCCTACGAGCGCACCCCCGGCCAGCTGATCGAGGCCACCCACGTCACCTCGGGAACCATGACGAACCGGCTCGACCGGCTGGCCGAGCGCAACCTGATCACCAGGCGGGGACACCCCGAGGACGGCAGGCAATTGCTGGTCCGGCTAACCGCGCTCGGCAAGCGCCGAGTGGACGCGGCTTTCGAAGAGCTGTTGTCTTCTGAGCGGGCGTTACTGGGTGGGCTGTCCGAGGCCCAGCGCAGATCACTGGCCGGTGGCCTGCGCCGGCTGCTGCACACGCTGGCGGCCGGCTGA